The genome window AAACGCCTGCGCCCCTGTTTGACACCGAGATCTTTACCAGGGATCTGGAGAAGGCCTATGTCCAGATGGTGGCGCGGTCGCGCGCGGGCCTGCCGCCCGAACCCTTTGCGGTTTGATCAGTGCGCCAGGACGGTGGTCAGGCCAATGATCGCCCATCCGAATAAAGTTGCGCCGATCACCGTTCCGGCGATCACGATGGCGGCGTAACCCAACAGGCGGGGAACACGGCATTCGGTTTTGCTGGTGGATGCGGCGGTCATGAGAGTCCCTGTCCTTCGTAATGTGTATTTTGGTTATACATTTGACCAAGGTCAAATTCAAAGACTCTAATTGTTATAATTCGACGGCCCGAAAGCAAAAGGCCCGGCTAAACGACCGGGCCTTTCCGAGATAATATCTTGGAAAGTCAGGCGTTATAGGCGCCGCCCCGCAGGATGCGGATATAGTTGACCCGGTCGAAGGCGGCCAGATCCTTGGTGGCGCCACGGCTCATGCGGCCCCGGATGTCGGCCACGGATTCGGCTTCGCGTTCCTTGAGTTCGGCGATGAGGCCATCATGAAGGGTCTTCATATAGCCGACGCCGTGACGCATCAGGGCAGAGGTGGTCATCACCACATCGGCGCCGACGAACAGATACTTCACCACCTCGGCGGCGGTCTGTACACCGGAACTAGCGGCGATGGACGCCTTGATCTTGCCGGCCAGGGTGGCGATCCACAGCAGGGGCAGGCGGATTTCGCCCTTATGGCTGAGCTTGAGATCGCGGACCAGGGTCAGTTCCTCGAGATCGATGTCGGGCTGGTAGAAGCGGTTGAACAGGACCACGCCATCCACCCCATGGTCGTCGAGGACCTTCACCATATTGCCCACCGAACTGAAATAGGGGCTGAGCTTCATGGAGACCGGAATCTTCACCGTGGACTTCACGTCTTCGAGAATTTCCAGGTAGCGGGATTCCACCTCGGTGCCGCTCATATCCATGTCGGTGGGCAGCAAATAGACATTCAGTTCGATGGCGCTGGCGCCGGCTTGCTGGATCTGCTGGGCGTAATCGGTCCAGCCAGTCCGCGTGGTGCCGTTCAAGCTGGCGATCACTGGAATTTCCAGGGCTTCCCTGGTGCGGCGGATCAGGTCGAGATAGTTCTTCGGCCCGGCATTGGCGGAAATATTGGCGGGGAAGTACGAGAAGGCTTCGGAATTGCCCTCGCAGACCAGCCGTTCGATCTCGTCGATCTCGTTCTCGATGTCTTCTTGAAAGATGGAGGGCAGCACGATGGCCGCCGCGCCACAGTCTTCCAAACGCCGGGAATTGCCAAGGTCGAGCGCCAACGGCGAGGCCGATACCACCAGAGGATTCTTCAAGTCGAGGCCGAGATAACGGGTGGCGAGATTCATGGCGGCTGTCCTTCGTTCACGGGCAGAATGTTACGTGAAAGAAAGGGTAGCCCCGGCTGGGCTCGCGCGGCAAGCCGGAAACGGATATGGTGCCCGCCCATCCAGATCTTCCAGGTTAAAGCGGTCCATGCTTCTTCCCGAAACGTCAAAGCATCTTTGGCTGGCCCTATCGCCCCACGGCTATGGCCATGCGGCCATGACGGCGCCGGTGATACATGCCTTGCG of Paramagnetospirillum magnetotacticum MS-1 contains these proteins:
- a CDS encoding dihydroorotate dehydrogenase-like protein, encoding MNLATRYLGLDLKNPLVVSASPLALDLGNSRRLEDCGAAAIVLPSIFQEDIENEIDEIERLVCEGNSEAFSYFPANISANAGPKNYLDLIRRTREALEIPVIASLNGTTRTGWTDYAQQIQQAGASAIELNVYLLPTDMDMSGTEVESRYLEILEDVKSTVKIPVSMKLSPYFSSVGNMVKVLDDHGVDGVVLFNRFYQPDIDLEELTLVRDLKLSHKGEIRLPLLWIATLAGKIKASIAASSGVQTAAEVVKYLFVGADVVMTTSALMRHGVGYMKTLHDGLIAELKEREAESVADIRGRMSRGATKDLAAFDRVNYIRILRGGAYNA